The following proteins are co-located in the Dehalococcoidia bacterium genome:
- a CDS encoding ABC transporter ATP-binding protein: MSEEVIEFRSVSKRFRIHHHRTLREFVPALLRGEAFSEPFYALRDVTFSVRRGETLGIVGRNGSGKSTILKMIAGVTAPTSGTVVVRGRVSPLIELGAGFHPDMTGRENVYMNASILGMSNRQIRERFDDIVAFAELGEFIDVPVKRYSSGMYVRLGFAVAVHSDPDILLVDEVLAVGDLAFQEKCLARMRQFQEQGVTIVLVSHSLELVNLFCQRALWLDGGRVMAEGRPDEVTRLYAESLSRSPSPA; the protein is encoded by the coding sequence GTGTCTGAGGAGGTCATCGAGTTCCGGTCGGTGAGCAAGCGGTTCCGCATCCACCACCACCGGACGCTGCGGGAGTTCGTGCCGGCCCTGTTGCGAGGGGAGGCGTTCTCGGAGCCTTTCTACGCCCTGCGGGACGTGACCTTCAGCGTCCGTCGGGGGGAGACGCTGGGCATCGTGGGCCGCAACGGTAGCGGCAAGAGCACCATCCTGAAGATGATCGCCGGAGTCACGGCCCCCACCAGCGGCACGGTGGTGGTGCGGGGCCGAGTATCCCCCCTCATCGAGTTGGGGGCTGGCTTCCACCCCGACATGACGGGGCGGGAGAACGTATACATGAACGCCTCCATCCTGGGCATGAGCAACCGCCAGATACGGGAGCGGTTCGACGACATCGTCGCCTTCGCCGAGCTCGGCGAGTTCATCGATGTGCCCGTCAAGCGCTACTCCTCGGGCATGTATGTGCGGCTCGGGTTCGCGGTGGCCGTCCACAGCGACCCCGACATCCTGCTGGTGGACGAGGTGCTGGCGGTAGGCGACCTGGCCTTCCAGGAGAAGTGTCTGGCACGCATGCGCCAGTTCCAGGAGCAGGGGGTGACCATTGTGCTGGTGAGTCACTCCCTGGAGCTGGTGAACCTGTTCTGTCAGCGCGCCCTCTGGCTGGACGGGGGCCGGGTGATGGCCGAAGGCCGCCCCGACGAGGTGACCCGGCTCTACGCCGAGAGCCTCTCTCGTTCCCCTTCCCCTGCCTAG
- a CDS encoding ABC transporter permease, with protein sequence MAQLPPALWELWQRRELLAHMTVRHLKGQFKQSVLGYSWTLVNPLSQMLILTFVFSRILQVPTGIPGVPYTLFLFMGLLPWNFFSAAVSSATGSVSGAAGLVTKVYFPREILPIAAILTKVVDLLVGLLILTGLMVFFGHPPAWTSVWVPLLFLVQFVFTVGLSLPLAALNLYFHDVSFLVGVALTLWFYLTPVLYPLSRVPEGYQWLFDLNPNSLFIEAYRRVVLQGISPGTERVLMGLAISLATFVVGYYLFKKMEPGFADSV encoded by the coding sequence GTGGCCCAGCTGCCGCCGGCCCTGTGGGAGCTGTGGCAACGGCGAGAGCTGCTGGCCCACATGACCGTCCGCCATCTGAAGGGCCAGTTCAAGCAGTCGGTGCTGGGGTATTCCTGGACGTTGGTCAATCCCCTGAGCCAGATGCTCATTCTGACCTTCGTCTTCTCGCGCATCCTGCAGGTGCCCACAGGCATCCCTGGCGTTCCCTACACGCTGTTCCTGTTCATGGGGCTGCTGCCCTGGAACTTCTTCTCGGCCGCTGTCTCGTCAGCCACCGGCAGCGTGTCGGGGGCGGCGGGGCTGGTGACCAAGGTCTATTTCCCCCGGGAGATCCTGCCCATCGCCGCCATTCTGACCAAGGTGGTGGACCTGCTGGTGGGCCTGCTTATCCTGACAGGGCTGATGGTCTTCTTCGGTCACCCGCCGGCCTGGACGTCGGTCTGGGTGCCCCTCCTGTTCCTGGTCCAGTTCGTGTTCACGGTGGGCCTCTCGCTGCCGCTGGCAGCCCTCAACCTCTACTTTCACGACGTGAGCTTCCTGGTGGGGGTGGCCCTCACCCTCTGGTTCTACCTGACGCCCGTCCTCTATCCGTTATCGCGGGTGCCCGAGGGATATCAGTGGCTGTTCGACCTGAACCCCAACTCCCTGTTCATCGAGGCCTATCGACGGGTGGTCCTGCAGGGCATCAGCCCCGGCACCGAGCGGGTGCTCATGGGGCTGGCCATCTCCTTGGCCACCTTCGTGGTGGGCTATTATCTCTTCAAGAAGATGGAGCCGGGGTTTGCCGACAGTGTCTGA
- the cimA gene encoding citramalate synthase, producing the protein MARVELYDTTLRDGTQMEGISLSVEDKLKIARKLDELGVHYIEGGWPGSNPKDAEFFVRARSLQLRNAKLAAFGSTRRAGIRAEQDPNLRALIDAATPVVTIVGKAHLRHVTEVLETTPEENLAMISDSVRFLKAHGLTVFFDAEHYFDGYFYDRDYALECLRAAARAGADCVVLCDTNGGTITSQVYRVVKETVAAVDTAVGIHAHNGADLAVANTLAAVEAGATHVQGAINGYGDMCGNANMISIIANLKLKMGLDVVTDEQLRKLTEVSRFVSEVANLPPNPRQPYVGSAAFAHKAGLHAAGVAKAPWSYQHIDPALVGNETRFLVSELSGSHGVLAKLREQGVEVDREEARRIVEQVKMMESRGYQYEGAEASLELLVRRSRPGYQPPFELEDFMVVERRHHGPGDREMLAEAMVKVRVGDEVIHTAAEGNGPVNALDAAVRKALLQFYPSLEAVKLVDYKVRIIDPGHGTAASVRVLIESTDGEQSWTTVGASTDIIEASWLALADSLEYWLVKRGATLS; encoded by the coding sequence ATGGCGAGGGTAGAGCTTTACGATACGACGTTGCGCGACGGCACCCAGATGGAGGGCATAAGCCTCTCCGTCGAGGACAAGCTCAAGATCGCCCGCAAGCTGGACGAGCTGGGCGTCCACTACATCGAGGGCGGCTGGCCCGGCTCCAACCCCAAGGACGCCGAGTTCTTCGTCCGCGCCCGCTCCCTCCAGCTCAGGAACGCTAAGCTGGCCGCCTTCGGCTCCACCCGTCGGGCCGGCATCCGGGCCGAGCAGGACCCCAACCTGCGGGCCCTCATCGACGCCGCTACGCCAGTGGTGACCATCGTCGGCAAGGCCCACCTGCGCCACGTCACCGAGGTCCTGGAGACGACTCCCGAGGAGAACCTGGCCATGATCTCCGACTCGGTGCGCTTCCTTAAGGCCCACGGCCTGACCGTATTCTTCGACGCCGAGCACTACTTCGACGGCTACTTCTACGACCGCGACTACGCCCTGGAGTGCCTGCGGGCGGCGGCCCGGGCCGGCGCCGACTGCGTGGTGCTTTGCGACACCAACGGCGGCACCATCACCTCCCAGGTCTATCGGGTGGTAAAGGAGACCGTCGCCGCCGTGGACACGGCCGTGGGCATCCACGCCCACAACGGCGCCGACCTGGCCGTGGCCAATACGCTGGCAGCGGTGGAGGCGGGGGCCACCCACGTGCAGGGGGCCATCAACGGCTACGGCGACATGTGCGGCAACGCCAACATGATCAGCATCATCGCCAACCTGAAGCTGAAGATGGGCCTGGACGTGGTGACCGACGAGCAGCTGCGCAAGCTGACGGAGGTCTCCCGCTTCGTCTCGGAGGTGGCCAACCTGCCCCCCAACCCGCGCCAGCCTTACGTCGGCTCGGCCGCCTTCGCCCACAAGGCGGGCCTTCACGCTGCCGGCGTGGCCAAGGCCCCCTGGTCCTACCAGCACATAGACCCGGCCCTGGTGGGCAACGAGACCCGCTTCCTGGTGTCGGAGCTGTCGGGAAGCCATGGCGTGCTGGCCAAGCTGCGGGAGCAGGGAGTGGAGGTGGACCGGGAGGAGGCGCGCCGCATCGTGGAGCAGGTGAAGATGATGGAGAGCCGCGGCTACCAGTACGAAGGCGCCGAGGCCTCCCTGGAATTGCTGGTGCGCCGCAGCCGCCCCGGATACCAGCCCCCCTTCGAGCTGGAGGACTTCATGGTGGTGGAGCGGCGCCACCACGGCCCTGGCGACCGCGAGATGCTGGCCGAGGCGATGGTCAAGGTGCGGGTGGGCGACGAGGTGATCCACACCGCCGCCGAGGGGAACGGCCCCGTCAACGCCCTGGACGCCGCCGTGCGCAAGGCCCTCCTCCAGTTCTACCCCAGCCTGGAGGCGGTGAAGCTGGTGGACTACAAGGTGCGCATCATCGACCCGGGCCATGGCACCGCCGCCTCGGTGCGGGTCCTCATCGAGTCCACCGACGGCGAGCAGAGCTGGACGACGGTGGGCGCCTCCACCGACATCATCGAGGCCTCCTGGCTGGCCCTGGCCGACAGCCTCGAATACTGGCTGGTGAAGAGAGGAGCTACGCTGAGCTAG